The following are encoded in a window of Kitasatospora fiedleri genomic DNA:
- the lepA gene encoding translation elongation factor 4, with protein MPATPSNVPEPSRTDPAVIRNFCIIAHIDHGKSTLADRMLQITGVVDPRQMRAQYLDRMDIERERGITIKSQAVRLPWAPRSGENAGTTHILNMIDTPGHVDFTYEVSRSLAACEGTILVVDAAQGIEAQTLANLYLALENDLTIIPVLNKIDLPAAQPEKYAAEIAHIIGCDPEDVLKVSAKTGLGVEELLDHVVEKIPAPVGVKDAPARAMIFDSVYDSYRGVVTYVRVVDGQLTKRERIAMMSTGATHELLEIGVISPEPKVADGLGVGEVGYIITGVKDVRQSKVGDTITSMHKGATEALGGYKDPRPMVFSGLYPLDGSDYPLLRDALDKLRLNDAALAYEPETSVALGFGYRCGFLGLLHLEIIRERLEREFNLDLISTAPNVVYRVIMEDGTEHTVTNPSEFPTGKIAEVYEPVVRGTILAPNEFVGAIMELCQARRGTLQGMDYLSEDRVELRYTLPLAEIVFDFFDQLKSKTRGYASLDYEPIGEQTAQLVKVDILLHGDAVDAFSAIVHKDKAYNYGVMMAGKLQKLIPRQQFEVPIQAAIGSRVIARETVRAIRKDVLAKCYGGDISRKRKLLEKQKEGKKRMKMVGRVEVPQEAFIAALSTDAEAPKEKK; from the coding sequence GTGCCCGCGACCCCCAGCAACGTGCCAGAGCCCAGCCGTACTGACCCGGCGGTGATCCGCAACTTCTGCATCATCGCCCACATCGACCACGGCAAGTCGACGCTCGCCGACCGGATGCTGCAGATCACCGGCGTGGTGGACCCCCGGCAGATGCGCGCCCAGTACCTCGACCGGATGGACATCGAGCGCGAGCGCGGCATCACCATCAAGTCCCAGGCCGTCCGCCTCCCGTGGGCGCCGCGGTCCGGTGAGAACGCGGGTACGACGCACATCCTCAACATGATCGACACCCCCGGCCACGTGGACTTCACGTACGAGGTGTCCCGCTCCCTCGCGGCCTGCGAGGGCACCATCCTGGTCGTCGACGCCGCCCAGGGCATCGAGGCGCAGACCCTCGCCAACCTGTACCTGGCGCTGGAGAACGACCTCACGATCATCCCCGTGCTCAACAAGATCGACCTGCCGGCCGCCCAGCCGGAGAAGTACGCCGCCGAGATCGCGCACATCATCGGCTGCGACCCGGAGGACGTGCTGAAGGTCTCCGCGAAGACCGGTCTCGGCGTGGAGGAGCTGCTCGACCACGTGGTCGAGAAGATCCCCGCCCCGGTCGGCGTCAAGGACGCCCCGGCCCGCGCGATGATCTTCGACTCGGTGTACGACTCCTACCGCGGCGTCGTCACCTACGTGCGAGTCGTGGACGGCCAGCTCACCAAGCGTGAGCGGATCGCCATGATGTCCACCGGCGCCACCCACGAGCTGCTGGAGATCGGCGTCATCTCGCCCGAGCCGAAGGTCGCCGACGGCCTCGGCGTCGGCGAGGTCGGCTACATCATCACCGGTGTGAAGGACGTCCGGCAGTCCAAGGTCGGTGACACCATCACCTCGATGCACAAGGGTGCGACCGAGGCGCTGGGCGGCTACAAGGACCCGCGCCCGATGGTGTTCTCCGGCCTCTACCCGCTGGACGGCTCGGACTACCCGCTGCTCCGCGACGCCCTGGACAAGCTGCGCCTGAACGACGCCGCGCTGGCCTACGAGCCGGAGACCTCGGTGGCGCTCGGCTTCGGCTACCGCTGCGGCTTCCTCGGCCTGCTGCACCTGGAGATCATCCGGGAGCGGCTGGAGCGCGAGTTCAACCTCGACCTGATCTCCACCGCCCCGAACGTGGTCTACCGGGTGATCATGGAGGACGGCACCGAGCACACCGTCACCAACCCGAGCGAGTTCCCCACCGGCAAGATCGCCGAGGTGTACGAGCCGGTGGTGCGCGGCACCATCCTGGCGCCCAACGAGTTCGTCGGCGCGATCATGGAGCTCTGCCAGGCCCGCCGCGGCACCCTCCAGGGCATGGACTACCTCTCCGAGGACCGCGTCGAGCTCCGCTACACGCTGCCGCTCGCCGAGATCGTCTTCGACTTCTTCGACCAGCTGAAGTCCAAGACCCGCGGCTACGCCTCGCTCGACTACGAGCCCATCGGCGAGCAGACCGCCCAGCTGGTCAAGGTCGACATCCTGCTGCACGGCGACGCGGTGGACGCGTTCTCCGCGATCGTGCACAAGGACAAGGCCTACAACTACGGCGTGATGATGGCCGGCAAGCTGCAGAAGCTCATCCCGCGCCAGCAGTTCGAGGTGCCGATCCAGGCCGCGATCGGCTCCAGGGTGATCGCCCGCGAGACGGTCCGGGCGATCCGCAAGGACGTCCTCGCCAAGTGCTACGGCGGTGACATCTCGCGCAAGCGCAAGCTGCTGGAGAAGCAGAAGGAAGGCAAGAAGCGGATGAAGATGGTCGGCCGGGTGGAGGTCCCGCAGGAGGCCTTCATCGCCGCGCTGTCGACGGACGCGGAGGCCCCGAAGGAGAAGAAGTAG